One segment of Clavelina lepadiformis chromosome 2, kaClaLepa1.1, whole genome shotgun sequence DNA contains the following:
- the LOC143445996 gene encoding uncharacterized protein LOC143445996, with protein sequence MLLKMTSTFRCTVNLLLVTAIWITEKCGAEFELQGDKPVNIWKRLTQAEDVLKSDQQTFAFSPYCYACAGQECEEPRVKHRDGALPCNKGDVCWTIQTIKCEPQVRIMYYRGCGRQSEYICSGNRTERQPLRNTAGQNAVANGAVYCAQGVGISQCKACCVNDYCNGAQLQIYEHKSSRNGAQIVSLTLGWEKVVGAQAVTMLKRFSFVVFVWWVTLVVAFPPQIL encoded by the exons atgttgttaaaaatgacATCAACTTTCAGATGTACTGTGAACTTGCTACTCGTTACTGCGATATGGATTACTGAGAAATGTG GCGCTGAGTTTGAACTGCAGGGGGACAAACCGGTGAACATATGGAAAAGGTTAACACAAGCAGAAGACGTACTGAAAAGCGACCAACAAACTTTTGCATTCAGCCCATATTGCTACGCATGCGCAGGTCAAGAATGTGAAGAACCAAGAGTTAAACATAGAGATGGGGCATTACCTTGCAATAAAGGCGATGTCTGTTGG ACCATCCAAACAATCAAATGCGAGCCACAAGTTCGTATCATGTATTATCGTGGTTGCGGCCGACAAAGCGAATACATCTGCAGTGGAAATAGGACAGAAAGGCAACCCTTACGTAACACCGCTGGACAAAACGCTGTTGCCAACGGCGCCGTGTATTGTGCACAAGGCGTTGGGATATCACAATGTAAAGCTTGCTGCGTTAACGATTACTGCAATGGCGCACAGCTTCAAATATACGAACACAAAAGTTCAAGAAATGGCGCACAAATTGTTAGTTTGACACTGGGCTGGGAAAAAGTAGTTGGCGCACAAGCTGTAACCATgctaaaacgtttttcttttgttgtttttgtctgGTGGGTAACCTTAGTGGTAGCTTTTCCGCCACAAATTTTATAA
- the LOC143446171 gene encoding uncharacterized protein LOC143446171, translated as MHMLTILGVIFVIFSLTHEGKPLLYPGLRKIKGQLPAKIDEGIEKAGKKMTDLENRFGRNWNDVLQGTLHSIEPDDFEPGQMTSSEDDFSEEIDDFKKQLG; from the exons ATGCATATGCTGACGATTTTAGGCgtgatttttgtcattttctcTTTGACGCATGAAGGGAAACCTCTTTTATACCCAGGGTTACGAAAGATAAAAGGACAACTACCTGCGAAGATAGATGAAG GTATTGAAAAAGCTGGAAAGAAGATGACAGACCTAGAAAACCGCTTTGGAAGAAACTGGAACGACGTGCTTCAGGGAACACTTCACAGTATCGAACCTGATGATTTCGAGCCTGGCCAAATGACTTCCAGTGAAGACGATTTTAGCGAAGAAATTGAC GATTTCAAGAAACAATTGGGATGA